Genomic segment of Arachis hypogaea cultivar Tifrunner chromosome 11, arahy.Tifrunner.gnm2.J5K5, whole genome shotgun sequence:
taagagaaaaaataatgtGAATATACTAGGCTTGATAGAGACAAAGAAGAATGAAGTTACTAAGTTTGACGTAGTGCAAATTTGGGAAAATGATGCGGTGGATTGGGAATATGTGGGTTCCGAAGGGGCTTCTGGAAGTCTATTGTTAATGTgggacaaaataatttttaagttgAGTAACTGTTATAAAGGAGAGAGGTGGTTGTGTGTGGAAGGGGTGTTGAAGAGCAATAATTTCCATTGTGCGTTTTGTTTGGTGTATGGTGCGAATGTTAGGGAGGAGAAGCTAACTGTGTGGGAGGAGTTGAGTTTTATTGCTGGAGTATGCCAGGTCCCAATTTGTTATATGGGTGATTTTAATGAGGTTGTGAgagtagaagaaagaaaaggagctAATGTTTTAACAGCATCAGCGGAAGATTTTAGAGACTGGATACGGGATATGGAGTTAGTGGATTTAGAACTGAATGATCGCAAATTTACATCGTTTAGAGGCCAATCTTGCAGTCGCATTGATAGAGTCTTCGTTAGCCTGGAATGTCTTGAACAGTTTCCTGATA
This window contains:
- the LOC140176269 gene encoding uncharacterized protein, giving the protein MIYSFWNVKGIRGVGKVGMVKNFKRKNNVNILGLIETKKNEVTKFDVVQIWENDAVDWEYVGSEGASGSLLLMWDKIIFKLSNCYKGERWLCVEGVLKSNNFHCAFCLVYGANVREEKLTVWEELSFIAGVCQVPICYMGDFNEVVRVEERKGANVLTASAEDFRDWIRDMELVDLELNDRKFTSFRGQSCSRIDRVFVSLECLEQFPDMRLKGGPRGLSDHYHLIVEDSRLRGEPRPFQSQDSWFSHDGFLRMVKKEWRGLGEVQFTENLKALTIPLSRWHKEKFGDINLKVQ